One window of the Populus nigra chromosome 4, ddPopNigr1.1, whole genome shotgun sequence genome contains the following:
- the LOC133692752 gene encoding cytochrome b561 and DOMON domain-containing protein At4g17280-like translates to MDKSLPATLLFSCFLLISLSVSSLAQNCSSYSFSRNQIYSACNDLSQLSCSLHWNYHPSNMTADIAFRKTGASTSNWIAWALNPTTPNMAGSQALVAYQQSNSTMLAYTAQVAGSGSMQIGNLSFEVPSISAEYSSGGDMVIFATLKLDNSLVSTNQVWQEGPLSGGSPGPHPTTGENMQSVGTVNFVSGTVTSTGGGTSSKARKRNVHGVLNAVSWGILMPVGIIIARYLKVFKSAGPAWFYLHAICQTSGYAVGVAGWATGIKLGSDSPGITYNTHRKLGITIFALGTLQVLALLLRPKPDHKYRLYWNIYHHTIGYTTVILSIINIFEGFEALDREKNWKKAYIGVLIFLGSVAVVLEAVTWLIVIKRKKTASSDKHVNGVNGYGSRVQQTA, encoded by the exons ATGGATAAATCCTTACCAGcaactttgttgttttcttgCTTTCTGTTGATCTCCTTGTCTGTCTCATCCTTAGCTCAAAATTGCAGTAGCTACTCTTTCTCTAGGAACCAAATATACAGCGCCTGTAATGACCTTTCTCAATTGAGCTGTTCTCTTCACTGGAACTACCACCCATCAAACATGACAGCTGATATTGCATTTCGCAAAACTGGAGCATCAACATCTAATTGGATTGCATGGGCTCTAAATCCCACTACGCCAAATATGGCTGGTTCACAGGCTCTTGTAGCTTACCAACAATCCAATAGCACCATGCTTGCTTACACAGCCCAAGTAGCTGGATCCGGAAGTATGCAAATTGGTAATTTGAGTTTTGAGGTTCCCAGTATTAGCGCCGAGTACTCCTCAGGAGGGGATATGGTAATTTTTGCAACACTTAAGCTTGATAATAGCTTGGTGTCGACCAACCAAGTTTGGCAAGAAGGTCCTCTGAGTGGAGGTAGTCCTGGTCCACATCCTACCACTGGAGAAAATATGCAATCAGTGGGGACTGTGAATTTTGTTTCTGGAACAGTAACTTCAACTGGAGGAGGAACTAGCTCAAAAGCCCGCAAGAGAAAT gtTCATGGAGTGTTAAACGCAGTGAGTTGGGGAATCCTTATGCCCGTGGGAATCATTATAGCTAGGTACCTTAAGGTGTTCAAGTCAGCAGGCCCAGCATGGTTTTACCTGCATGCTATTTGCCAAACTTCTGGCTATGCAGTTGGGGTTGCTGGATGGGCAACTGGTATTAAACTGGGCAGCGATAGTCCTGGAATCACCTACAACACCCATAGAAAGCTTGGCATAACCATCTTTGCCCTCGGAACCCTTCAG GTGTTGGCCTTGCTCTTGAGGCCCAAGCCAGACCACAAATACAGACTGTATTGGAACATATACCACCACACCATTGGATATACTACCGTGATTCTGAGCATTATTAACATCTTCGAGGGATTTGAAGCTTTGGACCGCGAGAAGAACTGGAAAAAGGCCTATATTGGTGTTCTCATATTTCTTGGATCTGTTGCTGTTGTATTGGAAGCAGTTACTTGGTTGATAGTCatcaagagaaagaaaacagCAAGTTCTGATAAGCATGTTAATGGAGTTAATGGATATGGTTCCAGGGTACAGCAGACTGCGTAG